In the genome of bacterium SCSIO 12827, the window ACCTTGATCGCCCTTTTGTTTCTCGGGTTCTCGCCGACCTTCTGTGGCCTTGCCGCGACCGGCGTGGTGCTGGCCGTGGCGCAGTTGTTCGCGGATACGCGTCTGGACCTTGGTAAGGCCGTTACCTTCATCGTCGACGGCGGGCGCGACGGCATCGCGGTGATGATCGCCTGCGCCGCCATCGGCATCGTCATCGCATCGTTCACTAGCACCGGTTTGGGGATCAAGCTGAACCAGATGATCGTCGCGGTGGGGGGGGACAGCCTGCTGGTCGCGTTGGTCCTGGCGGCGACCTGCTCGATCATCCTGGGGATGGGGTTGCCGACAGCGGCATCCTACCTGATGGTCGTGTTCGTTGCCGGGCCGGCGATCATGAACCTGGGCGTCGAGACGCTGCAGACCCATCTGTTCGTGTTCTACTACGCGGTGTTGTCGGCGATCACGCCGCCGGTGGCGTTGGCCGTGTTCGCCGCCGCAGCGATTGCGAAAGTCAGTCCGTTGAAGTTGGCGGCGCGGGCACTTCGCCTTTCCCTGGTCGCCTTCGTGCTGCCCATCGTCTGGGTCTACCATCCGGAAATCAACCTGCAGGACCTGAACGCGGAAACCTGGCTGCCGACGACCGCCTATATTCTGGCGCTGTTACTGGCGGTGATTGCCGCGACGGCGGGGCAGATCGGGTATTTCAAGGTTAGGCTCGGCTATATCGAGCGTGGGTTGATGTTGGCGGGGGCGGCGGCCATCGTCGCGCACGAAACCCCGGTGATTCTCACGGGTGTCGTGGCTGTCACGGCGTTGCTGGGATTCGCCTGGTTGCGTGGCGCCCGGGCGGCGTCCTGAAGCGCCCTGCCTTACCGGGGATTTAAACCCGCAAACATCAGCGCTGTTGACGTCATCGCGGCGTCTGGGCGCTAGCGCCACACGGCGGCAAATCCGGCAAGGCCCGTCTAGGTCGCCGTTCAGCCCCTTTGAAGTCGATTTCCAGTTCGCCTTGGCGCTGCGTGCCGGCCAGCATCGCGTTTCCAGCACAATCCAGCCACCTCTTGAGGCTTTGGCCTTTGCAATGCTGGGCGGGCGTGTGTGGGCAGATCAGATAACCAAGTGCCCCTTTGTAATTAAAAGGGGGCTTTGGCGGTGGAAACAGTCCCAAGCGAACTGGTCTCGGGCCGCTCCTTAGTTTGATATCCCTGATCTATAGGGAAAATACAGGGAATTTTTCTGGAGATCGCCCATTGCGGTCAAACTGGCTCCCCAGAGATGGCAGGAGACCTGCGGTAGCAAGAGAAATTCCCTAAAAACGATAACAGTGAAAATTCCTGTTTCACCAGGGAAGCCGCCAGCAGGATCAGGTGTCCAATTTCATCAGTCAATGTCGGTAAAATAACTGAAAGCTGACGAACCAAATTTCGAATTTGATTATCCGCTTTTGACCCGGAGCGGACATCGCATTCTTGCGTCTAGATCCTCTCCTTGGCCAACCGAACGCCTTTCACCGCCGCATAGACGGCTGGAATGACCACCAGGGTAAGGAGCGTCGAGGACACCATGCCGCCGATCATCGGCACGGCGATGCGCTGCATGACCTCGGAGCCGGTGCCGTCGCTCCACAGGATCGGCAGCAGGCCGGCCATGATGGCAACCACGGTCATCATCTTGGGCCGGACCCTCTCGACAGCACCTTCCATGATGGCGTCATAGAGGTCGGCCCTCGTCAGCGGCCGACCCTCGACTTCTGCAACCTTGCGGTGGGCCGCTAGCGCGTGATCCAGGTAGATCAGCATGATGACGCCTGTTTCCGCCGCGACACCGGCCAATGCGATAAAGCCGACGGCTACGGCGACGGACAGGTTGAAACCCATCCACCACATGAGCCATAGCCCACCCACAAGGGCAAAGGGCAACGACAGCATGACGATCAAGGTCTCCGTCATGCGCCGGAAGTTCATGTAGAGCAGTAGCACGATGATGAGCAGGGTCAGCGGCACGACGATGGCGAGGCGCTTCTTGGCCCGCTCGTAGTATTCGAACTGGCCGCTCCACACGGCGTAGTACCCGGCCGGGAAGCTGACCCTCTCGGCCACTGCTTTCCGGGCGTCGGCAACATAGCCGCCTAGATCACGTTCACGGGCATCGACGTAGATGTACGCGGCCAGTTGAGCGTTCTCCGTGCGGATCGAGCCGGGCCCCCGGTTGAGCTTTACTTGGGCAACCTGGCCGAGCGGCACGGAGGCACCATTTTTCAACGGCACCAGAACTTCCCGCGCGATGGCCTGCGGGTCGGAACGCAGGTCACGGGGATAGCGGACGGACACGGCGTATCGCTCCCGGCCTTCAACCGTCGTGGTCACCGTCTGGGCGCCCAGCGCAGAGGCGACGACCTGCTGCACGTCACCGATCATCAGGCCATAGCGCGCCAGCTCGCCTCGGTCCGGCACGATATCCATGTAGTATCCGCCGATGATGCGCTCGGCAAAGGCGCTCGACGTGCCGGGAACCGTCTTGATCGCCGCCTCGATCTCCCGCGCCAGGCGCTCGATCACCGCCAAGTCCTGGCCGATCACCTTGACTCCGACGGGCGTGCGAATGCCGGTCGCCAACATGTCGATGCGTGCCTTGATGGGCATGGTCCAGGCGTTGGACACGCCGGGGAACTGTAGAGCCTGGTCCATTTCCTGGATCAGCTTGTCGGAAGTCATGCCGGACCGCCATTCCGACTTTGGCTTCAGGTTGATGACCGTCTCGAACATCTCCGTCGGCGCCGGGTCGGTAGCCGTCGCGGCGCGGCCGGCCTTGCCGAACACGCTGGCGACCTCCGGGAAGGTTTTGATGATGCGATTCTGGAGTTGGAGAAGCTCCGCCGACTTGGTGATCGACAGGCCCGGGAGGGTCGTCGGCATGTACATGATGGTGCCTTCGTCCAGGTTGGGCATGAACTCGGTTCCCAGCTTGGCAGCCGGCCAGTAACTTGCAGCGAGCGCGGCGACCGCGACGGCGATGGTCAGCGTCTTGGCCCTCAGGACAAGGCGGATGACCGGCCGATAAAGCCAGATCAGCAGGCGGTTCAACGGGTTCTTCTTTTCCGGAATGATCCGGCCACGAATGAACAGGATCATCAGTGCGGGCACCACGGTGACCGACAACAGCGCCCCCGCTGCCATGGCGAAGGTCTTGGTCCAGGCCAGCGGTTTGAACAACAGGCCTTCCTGCGCCTCGAGCGCGAAAATGGGCAAGAACGACACGGTGATGATGAGGAGGGAGAAGAACAGCGACGGCCCGACTTCCGATGCCGCCTCGATCATAATCTCCCGTCTGGGTTTGTCCGGTGCGGCGCGCTCCAGATGCTTGTGGGCGTTGTCGATCATCACGATGGCGGCGTCGACCATGGCGCCGATGGCGATGGCGATACCGCCCAGGCTCATGATGTTCGACGAGATGCCCAGCAACCACATGCATATGTAGGCGATCAGGATGCCGAGGGGCAGGGTGACGATGGCGACCAGGGCACTGCGGACATGCAACAGAAAGACGATGCAGACCAGGGCGACGATGATGCTCTCCTCGATCAATGTCGTCTTCAGGGTCTCGATGGCGCTATGGATCAGGTTGGACCGGTCGTAGACCGGCACGATCTCCGTACCTTCGGGTAGGCTGCCGGCGATCTCGGCCAGGCGGTCCTTGACGCTGGCGATGACCGACAGCGCGTTCTGGCCATACCGCTGAACGGCGATACCGGAGACCACCTCGCCCTCGCCGTTCAGTTCCGTGATCCCGCGCCGCTCATCGGGCGCCAGTTCCACACGGGCAATGTCGCGTAGCAGGACCGGCGCACCGGCCTCGGCCTTGAGGACGATCATCTCCAGGTCATCGATGCCGCGCAGATACCCCCGGCCCCGGACCATGAACTCCGTCTCCGCCATCTCGACCACACGGCCACCCACGTCCATGTTCGATTGCCGAATGGCCTCGCGCACGGTATCCAGCGACAGGTTAAAGGCCCGCAGGCGGCGGGGATTAACCACGACGGAGTACTGCTTGACGAAGCCGCCGACGCTCGCCACCTCGGCGATGCCTTCGGCTTTGGCAACCGCGAAGCGGACCTGCCAGTCTTGCGTCGTGCGCAGTTCCGCCAGACTGCGTTTGGCCGCCATCACCGCGTACTGGTAGACCCAGCCAACGCCCGTGGCATCTGGTCCCAGTGTCGGCACGACTCCCGCCGGCAAAGTGCGGGTGGCCGCAGACAGGTACTCCAGCACGCGGGATCGGGCCCAGTAGATGTCGGTCCCTTCCTCGAATATGACGTAGACGAAGGACACGCCAAAGAAGGAGAAGCCGCGGACCACACGGGACTTTGGAACAGAGAGAAGTGCGGTAGACAGCGGGTAGGTGACTTGGTCCTCGATCACCTGAGGC includes:
- a CDS encoding efflux RND transporter permease subunit — its product is MIAKLIRWSANNLVLMLMAAVLATGVGLYAVTKVPLDAIPDLSDTQVIVYTEYTGQAPQVIEDQVTYPLSTALLSVPKSRVVRGFSFFGVSFVYVIFEEGTDIYWARSRVLEYLSAATRTLPAGVVPTLGPDATGVGWVYQYAVMAAKRSLAELRTTQDWQVRFAVAKAEGIAEVASVGGFVKQYSVVVNPRRLRAFNLSLDTVREAIRQSNMDVGGRVVEMAETEFMVRGRGYLRGIDDLEMIVLKAEAGAPVLLRDIARVELAPDERRGITELNGEGEVVSGIAVQRYGQNALSVIASVKDRLAEIAGSLPEGTEIVPVYDRSNLIHSAIETLKTTLIEESIIVALVCIVFLLHVRSALVAIVTLPLGILIAYICMWLLGISSNIMSLGGIAIAIGAMVDAAIVMIDNAHKHLERAAPDKPRREIMIEAASEVGPSLFFSLLIITVSFLPIFALEAQEGLLFKPLAWTKTFAMAAGALLSVTVVPALMILFIRGRIIPEKKNPLNRLLIWLYRPVIRLVLRAKTLTIAVAVAALAASYWPAAKLGTEFMPNLDEGTIMYMPTTLPGLSITKSAELLQLQNRIIKTFPEVASVFGKAGRAATATDPAPTEMFETVINLKPKSEWRSGMTSDKLIQEMDQALQFPGVSNAWTMPIKARIDMLATGIRTPVGVKVIGQDLAVIERLAREIEAAIKTVPGTSSAFAERIIGGYYMDIVPDRGELARYGLMIGDVQQVVASALGAQTVTTTVEGRERYAVSVRYPRDLRSDPQAIAREVLVPLKNGASVPLGQVAQVKLNRGPGSIRTENAQLAAYIYVDARERDLGGYVADARKAVAERVSFPAGYYAVWSGQFEYYERAKKRLAIVVPLTLLIIVLLLYMNFRRMTETLIVMLSLPFALVGGLWLMWWMGFNLSVAVAVGFIALAGVAAETGVIMLIYLDHALAAHRKVAEVEGRPLTRADLYDAIMEGAVERVRPKMMTVVAIMAGLLPILWSDGTGSEVMQRIAVPMIGGMVSSTLLTLVVIPAVYAAVKGVRLAKERI